Part of the Kangiella geojedonensis genome is shown below.
ATTAGAAGTGATATACGCTTCAGCATTACCAAGCATTTCGAGGAAGCTGGTATTGTTATTGCATTCCCTCAACGAGATTTGCATTTCAAATTCGACAATCAGTCTAGCTTTCCTGTAACTATCAACCGGAGTAGTAAAGCTGATAATTCGAAAGACAATGAAAAGGGTGATAGCTAATGGAACATTATGATATATCGAATAAAGGTGGGCTGATCACCGAAACCGATGATGCTCCAAGAGCCTACCGTTGGTATAGGATGAATTATTCATCTGATGAAGATTGCCAGTGGTTGGATGAAAACCCTCTGCTCAATAATTTATTTAAAGAGCAACTGTTAAAAGCAGAAACACGGCCTGTTTTTTATCAAGATGAAGAATCCTTATTGATCTGCTTACGTGGCGTTAATCTAAACAAGAATGCTGATCCAGAAGATATGATTTCGATACGTTTGTGGGCAAACAATAACACCGTGATCACCAGTTGCAATCGGTCGAGTTTATCGCTTCAAGATATCTTTAAAAACTTAGAGAATGATATCGGCCCTAAAACACCGGGAGAGTTCCTTGCTGTGTTGATTGAGAGGCTGGCTATTCGAATTGAGGACTTTTTTGAGCAGTTTGAAGAACAGTTGGACGCTCAAGAAGATAGCATCGAAACAGCTGATAGTAGGGGGCTTGGAACCGAGCTTGGTAATTTGCGTCGTCAAGCGGCCACCGTAAGACGTTACTTAACCCCACAAAAAGATGCGCTCGATAAACTAAGCCGAGCGGCTAGTCCATTGCTCACAGAGGACTTGCTGGAAGAAATGCGGGATGACCGTGACAAAATTGCACGTTTACTCGAAGATTTAGAGTTATCCCGAGAACGCTCCATGGCGTTACAAGAACAGTTATTAGCCAAGATTGGTTATGAGCAAAACAACCGTTTATACGTACTGGCCATTATTTCTGCAATTTTCTTGCCGCTGACGTTTCTTTCAGGTTTACTCGGAATGAACGTCGCCGGACTACCGGGAACGCAAGACTCTAACGCTTTCTGGTTTGTGTCGGGACTGTGTT
Proteins encoded:
- a CDS encoding zinc transporter ZntB — protein: MEHYDISNKGGLITETDDAPRAYRWYRMNYSSDEDCQWLDENPLLNNLFKEQLLKAETRPVFYQDEESLLICLRGVNLNKNADPEDMISIRLWANNNTVITSCNRSSLSLQDIFKNLENDIGPKTPGEFLAVLIERLAIRIEDFFEQFEEQLDAQEDSIETADSRGLGTELGNLRRQAATVRRYLTPQKDALDKLSRAASPLLTEDLLEEMRDDRDKIARLLEDLELSRERSMALQEQLLAKIGYEQNNRLYVLAIISAIFLPLTFLSGLLGMNVAGLPGTQDSNAFWFVSGLCLLIAIGLMVWFKFKKWY